AACGGTGATCTTAATCCTGTCGATCGATTCAAATTTCTCCACGGGGATTATACTCAATAAACCATCATCAGTGACAATGTCAACCGTTATAGATACAATGGATGGACCGTTATACTTCGGTggaccattagatgaaaaactggttTTGGCAAGTCTCAAGAAGAATAGTGATGATGATCGGACACTAGCCAGTAGTGGGTTTTTTGAGGAAGTGATTGAAGGCTTGTATTATGGAACCAAGCAAGAAAGTTTGTGTTGTGTGGATGAAATGGTTAAGAGAAGTGAGATTGGAGTTGAAGATTTTAGAGTTTTTGAAGGGTATTGTAAGTGGACTAATAAAATACTAAGAGATGAGATTAGAACCGGACACTGGAAAGTTATAGCTTGTAGCCCGAACATATTTAGTCCACTTAATTCTGCAGAATCTAAACACAGATATGGAAACACTTAATTCTAGAGCCAAATTAAATTTTCTAGAGATGAATTCTCATAGTTACCCCACTTACATCCGAGTGGGGGATTTTTCTTTCAGTTTTGTGTCTAGTTTGTCTAGCTACCTGGATTGGTAGGTAGCATGCCACTTCTTGTTAATCTTAGGATGAATGCTTAATGCATGCACACCTGAAGTCAGGGGATTTGTATTTGCAAAAAATGGAAAGTTTCATTTACCATTCATTTAGTATGCAGAAAAGACCATTTTTGTTTCTAATCGGCACACATAAGAGTTTTATAAAGAGAAAACACCACCTTGTGAAAGAGACATTTATGGTGATTGAATTTTAGTATGCATAGAGCTTTGCAATTTGTACATGGTTATATATAAGATCGGATGT
The genomic region above belongs to Papaver somniferum cultivar HN1 unplaced genomic scaffold, ASM357369v1 unplaced-scaffold_139, whole genome shotgun sequence and contains:
- the LOC113335149 gene encoding uncharacterized protein LOC113335149, whose product is MEMTSFLGTTSSKSFTKPIINSNFSVSLPVNTSRRALTLTCFNPKPSSQDENNNSMPAVHADWRSFRAKLVTHERSSKPHGKSNLTMNHKPVEEHQANATNEVSWAHILQEPEQGCLLIATEKLDGSNIFQATVILILSIDSNFSTGIILNKPSSVTMSTVIDTMDGPLYFGGPLDEKLVLASLKKNSDDDRTLASSGFFEEVIEGLYYGTKQESLCCVDEMVKRSEIGVEDFRVFEGYCKWTNKILRDEIRTGHWKVIACSPNIFSPLNSAESKHRYGNT